One Euphorbia lathyris chromosome 1, ddEupLath1.1, whole genome shotgun sequence DNA segment encodes these proteins:
- the LOC136216520 gene encoding dirigent protein 5-like, producing the protein MKNIAIKSYSLLIFFLLLSQFVQSYKKTLNPSKPCKQFLLYYHDNIFDGKDVANATSARVTNATKLGDFVFGMMVVFNDPVTEDENFHSPPIARAQGFYFYDKKTDYNAWFSFTLVFNSTQQKGTLQIMGADFMDQDVRDLAVVGGTGDFFMSRGIATIQTVATEGIKYFRLKMDIKLYECYK; encoded by the coding sequence atgaaaaacaTTGCAATAAAATCATATTCCCTTCTTATCTTTTTCCTTCTATTATCCCAATTTGTTCAATCCTACAAAAAAACACTAAACCCATCAAAACCTTGCAAGCAATTTCTCCTCTATTACCATGACAACATATTTGATGGAAAAGATGTAGCAAATGCAACATCAGCCAGAGTCACAAACGCAACGAAACTTGGCGATTTCGTCTTCGGAATGATGGTGGTTTTCAATGATCCGGTGACGGAAGACGAGAACTTTCACTCTCCTCCAATTGCTAGGGCACAAGGGTTTTACTTCTACGACAAGAAAACCGACTACAACGCCTGGTTTTCGTTCACTTTGGTGTTTAACTCGACACAACAGAAAGGAACACTTCAGATAATGGGTGCGGATTTCATGGACCAAGATGTTAGAGATCTTGCGGTGGTTGGAGGGACTGGTGACTTTTTTATGTCGAGAGGGATTGCTACTATTCAGACTGTTGCTACTGAGGGTATCAAGTATTTTCGCCTTAAGATGGATATTAAATTGTATGAGTGTTATAAGTAA